Part of the Acidobacteriota bacterium genome is shown below.
TCTCCCTCGTGCTCCGCGTCCTGTTCCTGCTCTTCGTTACTGCTCTTCTCTTCGGTCTCTTGGGCGAAAACGGTTCCTGGTGCAAGAAGCGGGAGACCGAGCCACAAAGCGGCCACGATCCCCCCCCCGGCGATCCACTGTCTGTTCACGGGTCGATTCATCTGTGCTGCAATCCTTTGGTCCCACGGACGGGACCGAACATTCTCCCGGGCTGACCACAGCTCCCCCCAGAATTCGTTGGAGGCAGCGGTGGTTCCGAGCGCGCAGGCTCGGGTCGACTCCGCAAGCTGGAGAGTCCAAGCTGCGGAATCCGGATGCTGTCGAGGCGGTCAGCTGGTGGTTGGGGAGAGACTGCGGCGCGGCGGCGCGCGGGGATTGCGGGACGGGAGGAGGTCGGGGGCGACGAAGTCTTGCTCGCCTCCCAGTACCAACCGCTGGTAGACCGATGAGCTCGCCGGCAGGGTCACCGGCACCGGGCTCGCCGAGGCCACCGGGGCCAGGCTGATGGCCGGACTGCCGTCGGAAGCGGGAGGCTCGTCGGAGGGGGCCTCGTCGGCGGGAGATGAATCCGCCTCGCCGGAAGCTAGATCCGACGTGCCGGTCTCGGCTTGGGAGGAGTCAGAGGAATGGGAGTGCGAGTGGGGATGGGGATGGGGATGGGGATGGGGATGAGCGTGGGAATCTTCACCGTCACCGTGCTGGTGATGGCGGTCCAGGTAAAAATGGCCATGGACCTGATCCCCGGAGTGCTCCGATCCCAGATGCACGTGCAGAAATCCGGCCCCGCCCAACCCCACGACGGTGAGCCAGACCAGCCCCGCCACCAAGGGCCACGGCGTCAGAAACGCCGGCCTCGACGACCGCGGCCGTCGCTTTAGGGGTACGCCTTGAAGACTTTCCATCTCGGGTCATAGCCTACGGCATATTCCTGTGCTTGTCTCAATGCCGTTCATCAGCACAACCTGCACAATCAGCACAAGAGCTGAGTCCGCCGCCAGCTTCTGCTAGCCTCGCCCTCGCATGAGCGTGCAACAGGAAAATCTAAAGGATCGATCCGCCGGCGACTTGCCAACGGTGGTGGTGGGCGCCGGTCCCGCGGGGCTCACCGCCGCCTTCGAGCTCGGCAAGCTCGGCCGGCCCGCGGTGGTCTTCGAAGCCGACGACATCGTCGGCGGCATCTCCCGCAGCGTGCTCTTCCAGGGTTGCCGGATGGACATCGGCGGCCATCGCTTCTTCACCAAGGTGAAAGAGGTCGAGGCTCTGTGGCACGAGATCCTCGGAGACGATCTGCTGGTGCGCGAGCGCATGTCGCGCATCTACTACCGCGACACCTTCTTCGACTATCCCCTACGCCCCACCAACGCCCTCCGCGGCCTGGGACTGGTGGAGGCAGTGCGGGTGGTGCTCAGCTATTTCCACTCCCAGGTCTTCCCCATCGCCGACGAGAGCACCTTCGATGCCTGGGTCAGCAACCGCTTCGGGCGGCGGCTCTTCGAGATCTTCTTCGAGACCTACACCGAGAAGGTCTGGGGAATGCCCTGCTCGGAGATCAGCGCCGCTTGGGCCGCCCAGCGGATCAAGAATCTGGACCTCAAGACCGCGGTGAAGAACGCCTTCCTGGGGCAAGGCACCCGCGACGGCGAGGTGGTCACCAGCCTCATCGAGCAGTTCTACTATCCACGGCTGGGGCCGGGCATGATGTGGGAGCGCTGCCGGGAGCTGGTGGCGGACCACGGCATCGAGACCCACCTGCAATCGAAGGTGGTGAGAGTCCACCACGATGGCGGCCGGGTGACGGCGGTGGAGGTGGAGACCGCCGAGGGCCGGCGGCGAGAAGAGTGCAGCGCCCTGGTCTCCTCCATGCCCGTCGGCGCCCTGGTCCAGGGCATGGAGCCGGCACCGCCGGCGGAGGTCTTGGAGGCCGCCGGCAGCCTGCGCTATCGGGACTTCCTCATCGTCGGCCTGCTGGTGGACCGGGACGAGCTCTTCCCGGACAATTGGATCTACATCCACTCGCCGGAAGTGCAGGTGGGGCGGGTGCAGAATTTCAAGAATTGGAGCCCGGAGATGGTCCGGGAGCCGTCCCTCTCGTTCATCGGCCTGGAGTATTTTGCCAACGAAGGGGACGACCTGTGGAGCCGTAGCGACGCCGAGCTGCTGAAGCTGGGCACCTCCGAGGCCCGCACCATCGGTCTCTTCGAGCCGCAGGAGGTCCTCGACGGGCTGGTGGTGCGCATGCCCAAGGCCTATCCGGTCTACGACGGCGACTACGAAGCCCATCTCCAGACCCTTCGGGATTGGCTCGACCGCTTCGACAACCTCTACACCGTCGGCCGCAACGGCCAGCATCGCTACAACAATCAGGATCACTCGATGCTCGCCGGCCTCTACGCCGCCCGCAACCTCGCCGGCGCCGACCTGGATCTGTGGACCATCAACGAGGACCAGAGCTTCCACGAGGAGGTTCGCCAGGACGAGATCGGCCAGGGCGAGGTCGACCAGGACGGGGTCGGCCAGCAAGGCGCTGGAGTGCGGGACCGCCTGGTCCCGGCCCGGGCCGAGAGCGGCATCGACGAGCTGCTGCGCTCCGCCTTCGCCGGCTATGACGAGATCGCCCTGGGGGGCGCCGTGGGCATCGTCGCCAGCGTCTCCCTGGCGGTGGCCACGGGCATCCTGCTGCTGGGCTCGGACGAGACCTTCGTCCCCGTGCTCTCGCTGCTGGGCAACTATCTCTTCGGCTTCAAGGTCTCGTGGCCCGGCCTGGCGGTGGGGATGATCGAGGCCGGCGGCATCGGTTTCGGCCTGGGCTGGGTCACCGCCAAGCTGATCAACTGGCTCATCGCCGTGTCGGAACGGGATCTGGAACGGAGATTGGCCACCCTCACCACCCTCGAAGCCCTGGACGGAGGCGGCGTTGAACAAAGATGATCCGGAGTTGCTCCTCGTCACCCGCAGCATCGCCCGGCTGCGGGCGGGAATCGTGGCCATCGTCACCGCCATGGTGGTGGGCTTCGGTCTCTTCGCCGCCACCCTCTGGTTGGTGATCAAGGGCGGGCCTAACGTCGGTCAGAACCTCAGCCTGCTGCGGGCCTATTACCCCGGGTACACGGTGAGCTGGCTGGGCTCCCTGGTGGGC
Proteins encoded:
- a CDS encoding NAD(P)/FAD-dependent oxidoreductase produces the protein MSVQQENLKDRSAGDLPTVVVGAGPAGLTAAFELGKLGRPAVVFEADDIVGGISRSVLFQGCRMDIGGHRFFTKVKEVEALWHEILGDDLLVRERMSRIYYRDTFFDYPLRPTNALRGLGLVEAVRVVLSYFHSQVFPIADESTFDAWVSNRFGRRLFEIFFETYTEKVWGMPCSEISAAWAAQRIKNLDLKTAVKNAFLGQGTRDGEVVTSLIEQFYYPRLGPGMMWERCRELVADHGIETHLQSKVVRVHHDGGRVTAVEVETAEGRRREECSALVSSMPVGALVQGMEPAPPAEVLEAAGSLRYRDFLIVGLLVDRDELFPDNWIYIHSPEVQVGRVQNFKNWSPEMVREPSLSFIGLEYFANEGDDLWSRSDAELLKLGTSEARTIGLFEPQEVLDGLVVRMPKAYPVYDGDYEAHLQTLRDWLDRFDNLYTVGRNGQHRYNNQDHSMLAGLYAARNLAGADLDLWTINEDQSFHEEVRQDEIGQGEVDQDGVGQQGAGVRDRLVPARAESGIDELLRSAFAGYDEIALGGAVGIVASVSLAVATGILLLGSDETFVPVLSLLGNYLFGFKVSWPGLAVGMIEAGGIGFGLGWVTAKLINWLIAVSERDLERRLATLTTLEALDGGGVEQR